A window of the Ostrea edulis chromosome 1, xbOstEdul1.1, whole genome shotgun sequence genome harbors these coding sequences:
- the LOC125669458 gene encoding 60S ribosome subunit biogenesis protein NIP7 homolog: MRPLTDEETKTFFDKLSKYIGENIKLLLDRPDGSYCFRLHRDRIFYVREDLMKKAGNVSRKNLLSMGTCFGKMTKSGKFHLQITALDFMAPYAKHKIWLKPSAEQQFVYGHHVMKSGLGRITESTSQYEGVVVYSMNDLPLGFGVAAKSTQDCRHADPMTLVAFHQADIGEYIRNEEALL, translated from the exons ATGAGACCTCTTACTGACGAAGAAACGAAGACTTTCTTTGATAAACTTTCAAAATA CATTGGGGAGAATATAAAGCTGTTATTGGACAGACCAGATGGATCTTACTGTTTTAGACTTCACCGAGACAGAATATTTTACGTCAG GGAGGACTTAATGAAGAAAGCCGGCAATGTTTCCAGAAAAAACCTTCTTAGTATGGGCACCTGTTTTgggaaaatgacaaaatctGGAAAATTTCACCTACAAATAACAGCCTTGGATTTCATGGCTCCCTATGCAAAG cATAAGATCTGGCTGAAGCCCAGCGCCGAGCAGCAGTTTGTATACGGCCATCACGTCATGAAGTCTGGTCTGGGCCGAATCACAGAGAGCACTTCACAGTATGAGGGAGTGGTGGTCTACAGCATGAATGATCTCCCCTTG GGTTTTGGAGTGGCAGCTAAATCCACACAGGACTGCCGCCATGCTGACCCCATGACCTTGGTGGCATTTCATCAGGCGGACATCGGAGAATACATCAGAAATGAGGAGGCTTTATTATAG
- the LOC125669368 gene encoding uncharacterized protein LOC125669368 isoform X2, which translates to MTTHAYMREGFGTVTFDTGQNQTDSRKFGGVMSDRMSMYLDNTAVIKLTHNNNLLLNEKKIQSRENTVYKSETDNIVINSLKDSHFRLLTAESNVRPTSSNISDRIDLGVTNPIVSQPTTPNAEVGEEGPDAAPQLQNEQLDSYNINSKSSSRKGKRKKRAKSSRGLRSKSTQGKDGGASKQRIPTATTVKTGVKQNDTQNMTTGAAGLGVLESMCKPMVLHKTSERKNSEKRETTKTVSSGNRSLTNTKHLSLPQMTNNFMVKTDSSVRTSNSENFQNSKSFVYPSSRINHAEIARITKIYLSEKQSGIVKDCGMEVPCAPPATPLPDPSKKVEYIPSMNDIRAQRAVKVKLQVLEKEAQKKSAKRREDQAKQEKHQLKEREKDLRVKQRIEIYALNKIMTDLENKRFMEFCEKKGISTT; encoded by the exons ATGACAACCCATGCATACATGAGAGAGGGCTTTGGTACGGTTACTTTCGACACAGGTCAAAACCAAACAGATTCGAGGAAATTCGGAGGGGTTATGAGCGATCGCATGTCGATGTACCTTGATAACACGGCTGTCATCAAACTCACACATAATAACAACCTGTTGCTGAACGAGAAAAAAATCCAGAGTCGAGAGAACACGGTTTATAAATCTGAAACGGACAACATTGTCATCAATAGCCTCAAAGACTCTCATTTCAGATTACTCACAGCAGAGTCGAATGTACGCCCCACATCTAGCAATATAAGTGACAGGATCGACCTTGGGGTTACAAATCCCATCGTCAGTCAGCCCACCACTCCAAATGCTGAGGTCGGGGAAGAAGGGCCAGACGCTGCACCCCAACTGCAGAATGAACAGTTAGATAGTTACAACATCAACTCCAAGTCTTCCAGCAGAAAAG gaaagAGAAAGAAGAGGGCAAAGTCCAGTCGCGGCTTACGGAGCAAATCCACCCAGGGGAAAGATGGTGGAGCATCTAAACAACGCATTCCCACGGCAACAACTGTTAAGACTGGTGTGAAACAGAATGATACTCAGAATATGACCACTGGTGCTGCTGGACTGGGTGTCCTGGAATCCATGTGTAAACCTATGGTTCTCCATAAGACGTCAGAGCGCAAGAACTCGGAGAAACGAGAGACAACAAAGACAGTCAGCTCAGGAAATCGTTCCCTGACCAACACAAAACATCTATCACTTCCACAAATGACCAATAACTTCATGGTCAAAACGGATTCCTCTGTGAGGACTTCTAACtcagaaaactttcaaaattccAAGTCTTTTGTGTACCCATCTAGTCGAATCAACCATGCAGAGATTGCACGGATTACAAAGATTTATTTATCAGAGAAGCAGTCAGGCATAGTGAAGGACTGTGGAATGGAAGTTCCTTGTGCACCACCTGCAACACCACTTCCAG aCCCATCCAAAAAAGTCGAATATATACCAAGTATGAATGACATAAGG GCACAGAGAGCAGTGAAAGTAAAACTACAAGTTTTGGAGAAGGAAGCCCAGAAAAAATCAGCAAAACGCAGAGAAGACCAGGCCAAGCAGGAAAAACACCAGCTGAAGGAGCGGGAAAAGGATCTCAGAGTCAAACAGAGGATAGAG ATTTATGCCCTCAACAAAATCATGACAGACCTTGAGAACAAGAGGTTTATGGAATTCTGTGAGAAGAAAGGAATTAGTACAACATAA
- the LOC125669368 gene encoding uncharacterized protein LOC125669368 isoform X1, whose product MTTHAYMREGFGTVTFDTGQNQTDSRKFGGVMSDRMSMYLDNTAVIKLTHNNNLLLNEKKIQSRENTVYKSETDNIVINSLKDSHFRLLTAESNVRPTSSNISDRIDLGVTNPIVSQPTTPNAEVGEEGPDAAPQLQNEQLDSYNINSKSSSRKEEKNIPKLLHKVTKKRKRGKRKKRAKSSRGLRSKSTQGKDGGASKQRIPTATTVKTGVKQNDTQNMTTGAAGLGVLESMCKPMVLHKTSERKNSEKRETTKTVSSGNRSLTNTKHLSLPQMTNNFMVKTDSSVRTSNSENFQNSKSFVYPSSRINHAEIARITKIYLSEKQSGIVKDCGMEVPCAPPATPLPDPSKKVEYIPSMNDIRAQRAVKVKLQVLEKEAQKKSAKRREDQAKQEKHQLKEREKDLRVKQRIEIYALNKIMTDLENKRFMEFCEKKGISTT is encoded by the exons ATGACAACCCATGCATACATGAGAGAGGGCTTTGGTACGGTTACTTTCGACACAGGTCAAAACCAAACAGATTCGAGGAAATTCGGAGGGGTTATGAGCGATCGCATGTCGATGTACCTTGATAACACGGCTGTCATCAAACTCACACATAATAACAACCTGTTGCTGAACGAGAAAAAAATCCAGAGTCGAGAGAACACGGTTTATAAATCTGAAACGGACAACATTGTCATCAATAGCCTCAAAGACTCTCATTTCAGATTACTCACAGCAGAGTCGAATGTACGCCCCACATCTAGCAATATAAGTGACAGGATCGACCTTGGGGTTACAAATCCCATCGTCAGTCAGCCCACCACTCCAAATGCTGAGGTCGGGGAAGAAGGGCCAGACGCTGCACCCCAACTGCAGAATGAACAGTTAGATAGTTACAACATCAACTCCAAGTCTTCCAGCAGAAAAG AAGAGAAAAATATTCCAAAATTGCTGCataaagttacaaaaaagaGGAAACGAG gaaagAGAAAGAAGAGGGCAAAGTCCAGTCGCGGCTTACGGAGCAAATCCACCCAGGGGAAAGATGGTGGAGCATCTAAACAACGCATTCCCACGGCAACAACTGTTAAGACTGGTGTGAAACAGAATGATACTCAGAATATGACCACTGGTGCTGCTGGACTGGGTGTCCTGGAATCCATGTGTAAACCTATGGTTCTCCATAAGACGTCAGAGCGCAAGAACTCGGAGAAACGAGAGACAACAAAGACAGTCAGCTCAGGAAATCGTTCCCTGACCAACACAAAACATCTATCACTTCCACAAATGACCAATAACTTCATGGTCAAAACGGATTCCTCTGTGAGGACTTCTAACtcagaaaactttcaaaattccAAGTCTTTTGTGTACCCATCTAGTCGAATCAACCATGCAGAGATTGCACGGATTACAAAGATTTATTTATCAGAGAAGCAGTCAGGCATAGTGAAGGACTGTGGAATGGAAGTTCCTTGTGCACCACCTGCAACACCACTTCCAG aCCCATCCAAAAAAGTCGAATATATACCAAGTATGAATGACATAAGG GCACAGAGAGCAGTGAAAGTAAAACTACAAGTTTTGGAGAAGGAAGCCCAGAAAAAATCAGCAAAACGCAGAGAAGACCAGGCCAAGCAGGAAAAACACCAGCTGAAGGAGCGGGAAAAGGATCTCAGAGTCAAACAGAGGATAGAG ATTTATGCCCTCAACAAAATCATGACAGACCTTGAGAACAAGAGGTTTATGGAATTCTGTGAGAAGAAAGGAATTAGTACAACATAA